A window of Psychroflexus sp. ALD_RP9 contains these coding sequences:
- a CDS encoding competence protein CoiA → MLKAIDENNKRISPEKGRIGFCQLCKKKVRAYCGEIIIDHWRHIKIQNCDSWSEGETEWHREWKKEFPDDWQEVIIEKDSEIHIADILTSSNLVLELQNSSISSTTIKIREKFYGKMIWLINANKFKDNFSISSVVKTQLRHLDDNYRDFLNYEPSESYELTTAKEELEDFENKLYNIDYKISNLKNKLNDLDEFLGDFKETSEKFISSNYYNSRIMYDLEILEQKELKEINNIRAQLKDELEAKKKLLRIIDSLESCKIDNYLNYKFIEPNQISSSSFEKCALIEKETETSLFPTIIKFKSKIEFERTAKNQKYRLIVNPISKIEKTNEEIADLENKIEKLKEKKAETKKKIKKQLKSFLKKKRKKIKHKLKLKETKKAKIKTALSLKEEDIESIKNIDSQNRAREYNSITESHEKERFKVMKRYKGLYNYYWKYKRKSWDYSEKKIYLDFENAIFEILSNNTLRKHSKSDFIKIVKNWC, encoded by the coding sequence TTGTTAAAAGCAATAGATGAAAATAATAAACGTATTTCGCCAGAAAAAGGAAGAATTGGATTTTGTCAATTATGTAAGAAAAAAGTTCGTGCTTACTGTGGAGAAATAATTATAGACCATTGGCGTCACATTAAAATTCAGAATTGTGATTCCTGGAGCGAAGGAGAAACAGAATGGCATCGTGAATGGAAAAAAGAATTTCCAGATGATTGGCAAGAAGTAATTATAGAAAAAGATTCTGAAATACACATTGCCGACATACTAACTTCCAGCAATTTAGTTCTTGAATTACAAAATTCTTCTATTTCGAGTACTACTATAAAAATCAGAGAAAAATTTTATGGTAAAATGATTTGGCTAATTAATGCTAACAAGTTCAAAGATAATTTTAGTATTAGTAGTGTAGTTAAAACTCAATTGAGACATTTGGATGACAATTATAGAGACTTTTTAAATTATGAACCGAGTGAAAGTTATGAACTTACGACAGCTAAAGAAGAGTTAGAAGATTTTGAAAACAAATTATATAATATTGATTATAAAATTTCTAATCTCAAAAATAAACTTAATGATTTAGATGAATTTTTAGGAGACTTTAAGGAAACATCTGAAAAATTTATTAGCTCTAATTATTACAATTCGCGTATAATGTATGACCTTGAAATATTGGAGCAAAAAGAACTTAAAGAAATCAATAACATTAGAGCACAACTTAAAGATGAGCTTGAAGCTAAAAAAAAATTACTTCGTATTATAGACAGTTTAGAAAGTTGTAAAATAGACAATTACTTAAATTATAAATTCATTGAGCCTAATCAAATAAGTTCATCCTCATTTGAAAAATGTGCTTTAATAGAAAAGGAAACAGAAACATCTTTGTTTCCAACTATAATAAAATTCAAATCAAAAATTGAATTCGAGAGAACAGCTAAAAATCAAAAATATCGATTGATAGTAAATCCAATAAGTAAAATTGAAAAAACCAACGAAGAAATTGCTGACTTAGAAAACAAAATTGAAAAATTAAAGGAAAAAAAAGCAGAGACTAAAAAGAAAATAAAAAAACAACTAAAGTCTTTCCTAAAAAAGAAAAGGAAGAAAATCAAGCACAAGCTAAAATTAAAAGAAACGAAAAAAGCAAAGATAAAAACTGCATTATCATTAAAGGAAGAAGACATTGAGTCAATTAAAAATATTGATTCTCAAAATAGAGCAAGGGAATATAACTCAATTACAGAAAGCCACGAAAAAGAAAGGTTTAAAGTGATGAAAAGATATAAAGGTCTGTATAACTATTATTGGAAATACAAAAGGAAAAGTTGGGACTATTCAGAAAAGAAAATTTATTTAGATTTTGAAAATGCTATATTTGAAATATTAAGCAATAATACTTTAAGAAAGCATAGTAAATCTGACTTTATAAAAATAGTAAAAAACTGGTGCTAA
- a CDS encoding RDD family protein has product MKISELTEFRKVNRPTKKIIDGKRVYEKIEFELKYDPNIKNDSYRLFAKILDILIGIIILYFLVKNDIIKLTPTIYFLPVFLIFLNSVLETILGSSIGKLILWIEVVNDKCEHLNLLKSIERNFYSFLLFFSFPILRSASADTIDYYDKKMKEKHIYFISKREKRKIKAMLNKKTLPNNVYNK; this is encoded by the coding sequence TTGAAAATATCTGAACTTACAGAATTTCGAAAAGTAAACAGACCAACTAAAAAAATAATAGATGGAAAACGAGTCTATGAAAAAATTGAATTTGAATTAAAGTATGACCCAAATATTAAAAATGATAGTTATAGGTTATTTGCTAAAATTTTAGACATTTTAATCGGAATTATTATACTGTATTTTTTAGTAAAAAACGATATTATCAAATTAACTCCTACAATTTATTTCCTGCCAGTTTTTTTAATTTTTTTAAATTCAGTTTTAGAAACAATTTTAGGTTCATCTATCGGAAAATTAATTCTTTGGATTGAAGTTGTTAATGACAAATGCGAACATTTGAATCTTTTAAAATCTATAGAGAGAAATTTTTATTCTTTTTTATTATTTTTTTCATTTCCTATTTTAAGAAGTGCTTCAGCAGATACAATTGACTATTACGATAAAAAGATGAAAGAAAAACACATTTATTTTATATCAAAACGAGAAAAAAGAAAAATTAAAGCAATGTTGAATAAAAAAACTTTGCCTAACAACGTATATAACAAATAG
- a CDS encoding AAA family ATPase: protein MKVLNLTYQDKALKWSLKSADFDNLTLLVGASGVGKTQILKSIMRLKSIANGKSISGIKWNIIFETLDNLKFEWSGEFENKGDIDFTDDDDDELKRNKPSIIKEKLLFNDKLIVDRTRDSIIFNNAKTVKLPNQQSVIHLLKEEEIIKPAFEGFGKIIYSDQTDSTREAFRIKFSDTQKLLKTHKSLKSIQESTEDIRIKLFLAYKNSPKTFNTIKERYIDIFPQVEDVKVEPLDYESDDDIPFFFKEYPFIQIKEIGVDKWIKQENISSGMFRSLIHISEIYLCSEGSIFLIDEFENSLGINCINELTNDILSSKRQIQFILTSHHPYIINNIGYSNWKLVTRTKGIVNTHNPEEYNIGKSKHDAFMQLIQLDQYQTGLEI from the coding sequence ATGAAAGTATTAAATCTAACCTATCAAGATAAAGCTCTAAAATGGAGTTTAAAAAGTGCTGACTTTGACAATCTAACACTATTGGTAGGAGCTTCTGGAGTTGGAAAAACTCAGATTTTAAAATCCATTATGCGTTTGAAATCTATAGCAAACGGAAAATCGATAAGCGGTATTAAATGGAATATTATTTTTGAAACGCTTGATAATTTAAAATTCGAATGGAGTGGAGAGTTTGAAAACAAAGGCGATATTGATTTTACTGATGATGATGACGATGAATTAAAAAGAAATAAACCTTCAATAATCAAAGAAAAACTTTTGTTTAATGATAAACTTATCGTTGATAGGACAAGAGATTCGATAATTTTTAACAATGCTAAAACAGTAAAGTTACCTAATCAACAAAGTGTTATCCATCTTCTAAAAGAAGAAGAAATTATTAAACCTGCTTTTGAAGGTTTTGGTAAAATTATTTATAGCGATCAAACAGATTCTACTAGAGAAGCTTTTAGAATCAAATTCTCTGATACTCAGAAATTATTAAAGACTCATAAATCTTTAAAATCAATTCAAGAAAGTACAGAAGATATCAGGATAAAACTCTTTTTAGCTTATAAAAATTCACCAAAAACGTTCAATACAATAAAAGAGCGATATATCGATATTTTTCCTCAAGTTGAGGATGTTAAAGTTGAGCCATTAGATTATGAATCAGATGATGATATTCCTTTTTTCTTTAAAGAATATCCTTTTATTCAAATAAAAGAGATTGGAGTTGACAAATGGATAAAGCAAGAAAATATTTCTTCCGGAATGTTTAGAAGTTTAATTCACATTAGTGAGATATATTTATGTAGCGAGGGAAGTATATTTTTAATTGATGAATTTGAGAATAGTTTAGGAATAAATTGCATCAATGAATTAACAAATGATATTCTCTCATCTAAAAGACAAATTCAATTCATATTAACAAGTCATCATCCATACATAATAAATAACATTGGTTATTCAAACTGGAAATTAGTAACTCGTACCAAAGGAATTGTTAATACGCATAATCCAGAAGAATATAATATAGGAAAATCAAAACACGATGCCTTTATGCAATTAATCCAATTAGACCAATATCAAACTGGATTAGAAATATGA
- a CDS encoding DNA cytosine methyltransferase, with protein sequence MLKERIEIENIGGQLFEIKIVDPDNSKPASFTHYLHNHQNGVSQFYKKDALSYVKEILEKEYPKEKITNKVAEEALQYLIFDLNKSVPFPAPEKPKFKFIDLFAGIGGFRLALQNLKGKCVFTSEWDKYSKQTYKANFGEIPFGDITKPETKNYIPDNFDVLCAGFPCQAFSIAGRRGGFEDTRGTLFFDVAEIIKEKQPKAIFLENVKGLRNHDKGKTLSTILNVLREDLGYYVPEPQIINAKEFGVPQNRERIFIVGFHKDTGITDFEYPKPTNKETVLEDVLEQNEVSVKYYLSTTYIDTLRKHKARHESKGNGFGYEIIPKDGTANAVVCGGMGRERNLVFDDRLTNFKPITNISGEVNREGIRKMTPREWARLQGFPDNFKIVVSDAQAYKQFGNSVAVPAIQATAEKIMEKLNYK encoded by the coding sequence ATGCTTAAAGAAAGGATTGAAATAGAAAATATTGGTGGACAGCTATTTGAAATAAAAATAGTAGACCCAGATAATTCTAAACCAGCTTCATTTACACATTATTTGCATAATCATCAAAATGGAGTTTCTCAATTTTATAAAAAAGATGCACTTTCTTACGTAAAAGAAATTCTTGAAAAAGAATATCCCAAAGAAAAAATCACAAATAAAGTTGCTGAAGAAGCGCTTCAATATTTGATTTTTGACCTCAATAAATCTGTTCCTTTTCCAGCACCAGAAAAACCGAAATTTAAATTTATTGACCTTTTTGCAGGAATTGGTGGATTCCGTTTAGCTCTTCAAAATCTAAAAGGAAAATGTGTTTTCACTAGTGAATGGGATAAATACTCAAAACAAACTTATAAAGCCAATTTTGGAGAAATTCCTTTTGGAGATATAACAAAACCTGAAACAAAAAATTATATACCTGACAATTTTGATGTGCTTTGTGCGGGTTTCCCTTGTCAAGCGTTTTCGATTGCAGGAAGACGTGGCGGATTTGAAGACACAAGAGGAACACTATTTTTTGACGTAGCAGAAATCATCAAGGAAAAACAACCAAAAGCAATTTTCCTTGAAAATGTAAAAGGTTTAAGAAATCACGACAAAGGAAAAACTTTGTCAACTATCTTAAATGTACTTCGAGAAGATTTAGGGTATTATGTTCCAGAACCTCAAATTATTAATGCAAAAGAATTTGGAGTTCCTCAAAATCGAGAGCGAATTTTTATTGTTGGGTTTCATAAAGACACTGGTATTACAGATTTTGAATACCCAAAACCAACCAATAAGGAAACTGTTTTAGAAGATGTTTTAGAACAAAATGAAGTTTCAGTTAAGTATTATCTTTCAACAACTTACATAGATACATTAAGAAAACACAAAGCAAGACACGAAAGTAAAGGAAACGGATTCGGCTATGAAATAATACCAAAAGATGGAACTGCAAATGCTGTTGTTTGTGGTGGAATGGGAAGAGAAAGAAATTTAGTGTTTGATGATAGATTAACAAATTTCAAACCTATAACTAATATTTCTGGAGAAGTAAACCGAGAGGGAATTAGAAAAATGACACCTCGAGAGTGGGCAAGATTACAGGGATTTCCGGACAATTTTAAAATAGTAGTTTCAGATGCACAAGCATACAAACAATTCGGAAATTCAGTTGCAGTTCCAGCAATTCAAGCAACTGCCGAAAAAATAATGGAAAAACTTAACTACAAATGA
- a CDS encoding abortive infection system antitoxin AbiGi family protein, translated as MAVISSNTLFHFTNSAERIINIIKNGFAPKFCLEELGPDLFFKTESKNESAIPMSCFCDLPLSQIDKHLEFYGSYGIGLSKEWGKQNGLTPLTYIHDNSTQVKYLKQLGYLIGNVFSKISDEELDKLPMELNPMIALFELSAFYKPYNGQMWRINKYVDKRFYDEREWRYVPFVNLKKETDYRLSKDEFLNDIKRASANDTISKTFLLNFKCEDVKYIIVSKETEMIALFDAIDSMTEKFSEDERKVLKTKIISTEQITEDF; from the coding sequence ATGGCAGTAATATCATCAAATACATTATTTCATTTCACAAATTCTGCTGAAAGAATTATAAATATTATTAAAAATGGATTTGCACCTAAATTCTGTTTAGAAGAACTAGGTCCTGACCTTTTTTTTAAAACAGAAAGTAAAAACGAATCCGCTATTCCAATGTCTTGTTTTTGTGATTTACCTCTTTCACAAATAGACAAACATCTAGAATTCTACGGTTCATATGGAATTGGGCTATCTAAAGAATGGGGTAAACAAAATGGATTAACGCCTTTAACATATATACACGATAATTCTACTCAAGTTAAATATTTAAAACAATTAGGATATTTAATTGGAAATGTTTTCTCTAAAATTAGCGATGAAGAATTGGACAAATTACCTATGGAATTAAACCCAATGATTGCTCTTTTTGAACTGTCTGCATTTTACAAACCATATAATGGACAAATGTGGCGGATTAACAAATATGTTGATAAAAGGTTTTATGATGAACGTGAATGGAGATATGTTCCTTTTGTAAATCTTAAAAAGGAAACAGATTATAGATTATCTAAAGACGAGTTCTTAAACGATATTAAAAGAGCTTCAGCTAATGATACAATCTCCAAAACTTTTTTATTGAATTTTAAATGCGAAGATGTTAAATATATAATTGTAAGTAAAGAGACCGAAATGATTGCTCTTTTTGACGCAATTGACTCAATGACGGAAAAATTTTCCGAAGACGAAAGAAAAGTATTAAAAACCAAAATAATTTCAACAGAACAAATAACCGAAGATTTTTAA
- a CDS encoding phosphopantetheine-binding protein: MGLDSVELLMSVEDKFGIRIEDSEAEKIYTVQNFVDSVYSKIITNPNEKCLTQIVFYRIRKAVRNLKLTDKEIKPGTKITELLSQTELKEKWHLLKTEIGLELPELVALDFNPELGSHVKIFGIKTIKRTTPVSSGTIRELIDWTIALNEEKLIDIEKITNKYEVERIIIGIINKNMGIPISEIKLEHSITNDLGID, translated from the coding sequence ATGGGATTAGATTCAGTAGAATTATTGATGTCAGTTGAGGACAAATTTGGAATACGAATTGAGGATTCTGAAGCTGAAAAAATATATACCGTTCAAAATTTTGTGGATTCCGTTTACAGCAAAATCATTACAAATCCGAATGAAAAATGCTTAACCCAAATAGTGTTTTACCGAATCAGAAAAGCGGTTCGGAATTTAAAATTGACCGATAAAGAAATTAAACCCGGAACAAAAATAACGGAGTTGCTCTCTCAAACGGAATTAAAAGAAAAATGGCACCTTTTGAAAACAGAAATCGGACTTGAATTGCCTGAATTGGTAGCACTTGATTTCAATCCAGAATTAGGCTCTCACGTTAAAATTTTTGGGATTAAAACCATAAAACGAACAACGCCAGTTTCAAGCGGAACTATCCGTGAATTGATTGATTGGACAATCGCATTGAATGAAGAAAAACTCATTGACATTGAAAAAATCACAAACAAATATGAAGTTGAGCGAATTATAATTGGAATTATAAACAAAAATATGGGAATACCAATTAGTGAAATAAAATTGGAACACTCAATAACAAACGATTTAGGAATTGACTAA
- a CDS encoding DUF4393 domain-containing protein has protein sequence MIDPESSKEIISEAKAITPEIYKDIAKPAAQEVGSVAGRTVKALLSPIRGMLWGWEQIEKMIEEGVQKRLENIPEKNRKSPEPEIAVPAIEALRYTAQNETLREMYLNLLGNSMDDRKKNMVHPSFVELIKQMNSLDAKVFDKVAQGGSNYQKILNPRIAIKGQGKFFSNALPEWYAGWKIENYSESDVSASFIRLSKFGLIELMYDRTAGKDGYDQIRNSPFLQNTLNLWKSMHQNQELELGGTESIFYVNEYGRQFKSACK, from the coding sequence ATGATAGATCCGGAATCATCTAAAGAAATAATTTCAGAAGCAAAAGCGATAACTCCTGAAATTTATAAAGACATAGCAAAACCAGCAGCTCAAGAAGTTGGAAGTGTAGCAGGAAGAACCGTTAAAGCTCTCCTTTCACCAATTAGAGGTATGTTATGGGGTTGGGAACAAATTGAGAAAATGATTGAAGAAGGAGTTCAGAAAAGATTAGAAAATATACCTGAAAAAAATAGAAAATCACCAGAACCAGAAATTGCCGTTCCAGCAATTGAAGCCTTGCGATATACTGCGCAAAATGAAACATTAAGAGAAATGTATTTGAATTTGCTGGGCAATTCAATGGACGACAGAAAAAAGAATATGGTGCATCCATCTTTTGTAGAATTAATTAAACAAATGAATTCTTTAGATGCTAAAGTGTTTGATAAAGTTGCACAAGGTGGTAGTAACTATCAGAAAATATTAAATCCCAGAATTGCGATCAAAGGACAAGGTAAGTTTTTCTCAAATGCTTTACCAGAATGGTACGCAGGATGGAAAATTGAAAATTACTCAGAATCAGATGTATCAGCAAGCTTTATAAGACTAAGCAAATTCGGTTTGATTGAGTTAATGTATGATAGAACTGCTGGAAAAGATGGTTATGATCAAATAAGAAATTCCCCATTTTTGCAAAATACCCTCAACCTATGGAAAAGTATGCATCAAAACCAGGAATTAGAATTAGGCGGAACAGAAAGTATTTTCTACGTCAACGAATACGGCAGACAATTTAAATCCGCGTGCAAATAA
- a CDS encoding Fic family protein, translated as MNPPYEITPEILKLITSISEKIGEINATYLNKPSPKLRKQNKIKTIHSSLKIEGNSLTEEQITALLEKKRVIGPKKDVLEVLNAIEIYENLNQYNPNSEKSFLKAHQHLMKNLIDDAGKYRKRGVGIVKGSKVEHLAPPFENVAFLMKDLFKYLKNSEEIELIKSCVFHYEMEFIHPFLDGNGRMGRLWQTLILREKYPIFEFLPFETMISNDQEKYYKALAQSDKSGKSTKFIEYMLNVIDASINKLLDFNNRTLTENDRLEYFISLNKNEFSRKDYMDIFKDISSSTASRDLKRGLELNFFEKLGEKNKTKYKIITGHNNV; from the coding sequence ATGAATCCTCCTTACGAAATAACTCCAGAAATTTTAAAACTAATAACTTCAATCTCAGAAAAAATTGGAGAAATTAATGCTACATATCTTAACAAACCTTCTCCTAAGTTAAGAAAGCAGAACAAAATAAAAACAATTCATTCTTCATTAAAAATAGAAGGAAACAGTTTGACAGAAGAACAAATAACTGCTCTTCTTGAAAAGAAAAGAGTTATCGGACCAAAAAAAGATGTTCTAGAAGTTTTAAACGCAATAGAAATCTATGAAAATTTAAATCAGTATAATCCAAATAGTGAAAAATCATTTTTAAAAGCACATCAACATTTGATGAAAAACTTAATTGATGATGCCGGAAAATACAGAAAACGAGGAGTTGGAATTGTAAAAGGCTCAAAAGTAGAACATTTAGCTCCACCATTTGAAAACGTAGCTTTTCTAATGAAAGATCTTTTCAAATATTTAAAAAATTCAGAAGAAATCGAATTAATTAAAAGTTGCGTCTTTCATTATGAGATGGAGTTTATTCATCCATTTTTAGATGGTAATGGCAGGATGGGAAGATTATGGCAGACTTTAATTTTAAGGGAAAAATATCCAATCTTTGAGTTTTTACCATTTGAAACGATGATCAGTAATGACCAAGAAAAGTATTATAAAGCATTAGCTCAAAGTGATAAATCGGGAAAATCAACTAAATTTATAGAATATATGCTAAACGTTATTGATGCCTCAATCAATAAATTATTAGACTTTAATAATCGAACCTTAACTGAAAATGATAGACTGGAATATTTTATTTCATTAAATAAAAATGAGTTTTCTAGAAAAGACTATATGGATATCTTTAAAGATATTTCTTCCTCTACTGCAAGTAGGGATTTAAAAAGAGGATTAGAATTAAACTTTTTCGAGAAACTCGGAGAAAAAAATAAAACGAAGTACAAAATAATAACTGGGCACAACAATGTATAA
- a CDS encoding ASCH domain-containing protein has protein sequence MKDTLTSVILSIKPIYAQAIMSGTKKVEFRKKIFKRPVDKIFVYSSSPEKKIIGFFTIKEIVENSPEKLWSEFNEVGGIEKNDFFNYYQGSETGFSIKISEVEKFENGIDPADFFENFCAPQSFIYLEEKTALNMEEKTATNNV, from the coding sequence ATGAAGGATACTTTGACAAGCGTTATATTATCAATTAAACCTATTTATGCACAAGCAATTATGTCAGGAACTAAAAAGGTTGAGTTTAGAAAGAAAATCTTTAAAAGACCTGTTGACAAAATTTTTGTTTATTCTTCTTCACCTGAAAAGAAAATTATAGGCTTTTTTACAATAAAAGAAATAGTTGAGAATAGTCCAGAAAAACTTTGGAGTGAATTTAATGAAGTTGGCGGAATTGAAAAAAATGATTTTTTTAATTATTATCAAGGTTCTGAAACTGGTTTTTCAATTAAAATTTCCGAAGTCGAAAAATTTGAAAACGGAATTGACCCAGCTGATTTTTTTGAAAATTTTTGCGCACCTCAATCATTCATTTATTTAGAGGAAAAAACTGCTCTAAATATGGAAGAAAAAACTGCTACCAACAATGTATAA
- a CDS encoding metallophosphoesterase: MTNLTRRKFIKRGILASIGLVLLDSLWFEKYVIDWNYFDISKSEKDKIKIIQISDLHFDQLRYFHKSIAKKINSIKPDLIFITGDSVDKTEKIKSLNEFLELIDSSIKKYAITGNWEYWGNINLTELKSIYSKNNCELLINENRTISIKNREISIIGIDDFVGGNADFGKAVENLKETETNIVLSHCPKHRDIITKQKGNLNIDLVLSGHTHGGQITFLGIVPFKPQGSGKYLKGWYNESEPKMYISKGIGTSILPIRFGARAEMVEMEI; this comes from the coding sequence ATGACGAACTTAACCAGAAGAAAATTTATAAAAAGAGGAATTTTAGCCTCAATTGGATTAGTTCTTTTGGATTCACTTTGGTTTGAGAAATATGTAATTGACTGGAATTACTTTGACATCTCAAAATCGGAAAAAGATAAAATAAAAATCATTCAAATTTCAGATTTACATTTTGACCAATTAAGGTACTTTCACAAATCTATTGCGAAAAAAATAAATTCAATAAAACCTGATTTAATATTCATAACTGGAGATTCTGTTGATAAAACAGAAAAAATTAAATCTCTAAATGAATTCCTTGAATTAATTGACAGTTCGATTAAAAAGTATGCGATAACTGGAAATTGGGAATATTGGGGAAATATAAATCTGACAGAACTTAAAAGTATTTATTCTAAAAATAATTGCGAATTATTGATAAACGAGAATAGAACAATTTCAATTAAAAATAGAGAAATCTCAATAATCGGAATTGACGATTTTGTTGGCGGAAACGCTGACTTTGGAAAAGCAGTTGAAAATCTAAAAGAAACTGAAACCAATATTGTTTTATCACATTGTCCTAAACACAGAGATATAATTACAAAACAAAAAGGAAATCTAAATATTGATTTAGTGCTTTCAGGACATACTCACGGAGGACAAATTACATTTTTAGGAATTGTTCCTTTCAAACCGCAAGGAAGTGGAAAATATTTAAAAGGTTGGTATAATGAATCCGAACCGAAAATGTACATATCAAAAGGAATAGGAACAAGTATTTTACCAATCCGATTTGGAGCAAGAGCGGAAATGGTAGAAATGGAAATATAA
- a CDS encoding HpaII family restriction endonuclease — MITGNKGEWSEIYALFKLLGDKQLFLGNKDIEKLEGLVYPIIKILRTENNGNFEYSIQDEIILISGGEGILKIPISEFKDKALFLLNTIKKNKERTFSVPEIEEFMQSINCISLKASSTAKTDITIVVHDQRTNQQPTLGFSIKSQLGSPSTLLNAGKTTNFIYKINGAKLTEDKIQEINSIASRSKIMDRIVEVHKNGGQFDFIKTERQIFSNNLVLIDSLLPEILSQIVFDFYSSEFSHLTDLVNKTAEKNPLNFDIENEHKFYEYKIKRFLTDVALGMMPSKVWTGKYDATGGYLIVKENGDVLCYHIYNRNEFEDYLLNNTKLDTASSSRHGFGEIYEENEELYFKLNLQIRFTK, encoded by the coding sequence ATGATAACAGGAAATAAAGGAGAATGGAGCGAAATTTATGCCCTTTTTAAATTATTAGGCGACAAACAATTATTTCTTGGAAACAAAGACATTGAAAAGTTAGAAGGTTTAGTTTATCCAATTATCAAAATACTTCGCACCGAAAACAACGGTAATTTTGAATACTCAATTCAAGATGAGATTATTTTAATTTCAGGTGGTGAGGGAATTTTGAAAATTCCAATTTCAGAATTTAAAGACAAAGCTCTTTTTCTCTTAAATACAATCAAGAAAAACAAAGAAAGAACTTTTTCTGTTCCAGAAATTGAGGAATTTATGCAATCGATAAATTGTATTTCCTTAAAAGCAAGTTCTACAGCAAAAACTGACATTACGATTGTTGTTCACGACCAAAGAACGAATCAACAACCAACATTGGGATTTAGCATAAAATCTCAACTTGGAAGCCCTTCTACTCTTTTAAATGCAGGTAAAACAACAAACTTTATTTATAAAATAAACGGAGCGAAACTTACAGAAGATAAAATTCAGGAAATCAATTCAATCGCATCCAGAAGTAAAATAATGGATAGAATTGTTGAAGTTCATAAAAATGGCGGACAATTTGATTTTATAAAAACAGAACGACAAATATTTTCAAATAACCTTGTTCTAATAGACAGTTTACTTCCAGAGATTTTATCGCAAATAGTTTTTGACTTTTATTCAAGTGAGTTTTCTCACTTGACTGATTTAGTAAACAAAACGGCTGAAAAAAACCCATTGAACTTTGACATTGAAAACGAACATAAATTTTACGAATATAAAATAAAACGCTTCTTGACAGATGTTGCATTAGGGATGATGCCTTCAAAAGTTTGGACAGGAAAATATGATGCTACAGGTGGATATTTAATTGTAAAAGAAAATGGAGACGTGTTATGTTATCACATTTACAACAGGAATGAATTTGAAGATTATTTATTAAATAATACCAAACTCGACACCGCAAGTTCTTCACGACACGGATTTGGAGAAATTTACGAGGAAAACGAAGAATTATATTTCAAACTGAATTTGCAAATTAGATTTACGAAATAG